From the genome of uncultured Bacteroides sp.:
GAAGAGAAGAAATAACATTCTTGGCTGGAGATTGCAGCAAAGCAATAACGTCAGCAATAACTTCATTCTTACTCTTGATACTAATTAGAGCTTCTAGCTGGTCAGCACCTACATAGAAACTTTCTTCTACGTATGCAGCTTTAAGACCTGGTATACCGTCTTTAGCTACACTTTTGATCAACTTTGCAGGAGCATTACCAGTATTACTAAACATAACAGTGGTAGATCCTTTTAGTGATCCGTACAAAGGAGAATAATCAACTTCTAAGCTATCTAGTGCTTTTTGAAGTAAAGTGTTTTTAACGACAAGTAATTTTATGTCAGATTCAAAACATTTTCTTCTTAATGCACTTGTAGAAGCTGCATTCATTGCAGTTGTATCTACAAGATAGAAGTGAGAATATTCTTTTGTAGTTGCAGCAATTTGTTCAATTACTGTATTTTTATCTTCCTTTCTCATTATTCCTCCTATTATTAGATTTCCTCAACTGATTTTGGGTCAATTTTAATACCCAAGCTCATTGTACTAGAAAGATAAATACTCTTTATATATGTGCCTTTAGCAGCTGTTGGCTTTAGTTTAAGAAGAGTTGAGATAAATTCTTTTGCGTTTTCACGAATTTTATCTGAATCAAATGAAACCTTACCAATTGAAGTGTGAACAATACCGCTTTTATCAACTTTGAAGTCGATTTTTCCTTGTTTAACTTCTTTAACAGCTTTAGCAACATCCATAGTTACAGTACCACTCTTAGGGTTAGGCATTAACCCACGTGGACCTAGAACACGACCTAAAGCACCAATTTTACCCATGATAGATGGCATTGTGATAATTACATCAATGTCTGTCCATCCACTTTTGATCTTTTCAATATATTCATCAAGACCTACATAATCAGCTCCGGCCTCTTTTGCAGCAGCTTCAGCATCAGGTGTACAAAGAACCAAGACTTTTATTTCTTTACCAGTTCCGTGAGGAAGAGAAACAACGCCTCTTACCATTTGGTTAGCTTTACGTGGATCTACACCTAATCGTACATCAATATCTAATGAAGCGTCAAATTTAGTAGTACTTATTTCCTTTACTAATGCTGATGCTTCTTTTAGTGAGTATGCTTTCCCTGCTTCAATTTTAGCGGCAGCCAACTTTTGATTTTTTGTCAGTTTTCCCATTATAATTGAAGATTATTAATTATTACCCGGGAATTCCCCTTTTACAGTGATACCCATACTTCTAGCTGTACCTGCAACCATTGTCATGGCAGCTTCCACAGTAAAACAGTTCAAGTCAACCATTTTGTCCTGAGCAATAGCACGTACTTGTTCCCAAGTAATCTCGGCAACTTTTTTACGATTAGGCTCAGCAGAACCGCTTTTAAGCTTAGCTATTTCCAATAACTGGATAGCAACAGGCGGAGTCTTGATTACAAAATCAAAAGACTTGTCTGCATAATAAGTAATAACGACAGGTAATATTTTACCTGCTTTGTCTTGGGTCCTGGCATTGAATTGCTTGCAGAATTCCATAATATTGATCCCTTTAGAACCCAGAGCAGGTCCTACGGGAGGAGATGGATTTGCAGCGCCTCCTTTAATCTGTAATTTGATTAGTCCAGCAACTTCTTTAGCCATTTTTTTATTGATTTTATATAAACATTAATTAAGGGATAACACAGCGTAACCAATGCTATTCCTTTTCTACTTGCATAAAGCCTAATTCAAGCGGAGTTTTTCGCCCGAATATCTTTACCATAACCTTTAATTTCTTCTTTTCGTTGTTCACTTCTTCAATGGTTCCACTGAATCCGCTGAATGGACCAAAAGCTACTTTTACAGTTTCTCCTACTATATATGGGATATTTAGTTCTTCTCCCGTTTCTTGTAGTTCATCTACTGTACCAAGTATACGATTCACTTCTGACTGTCTTAGGGGGGTTGGATTTTCCGAACCACCTAAAAAACCTATCACATTAGGGGTATTTCTTAAATGATGAGATACCTCACCAACAAGAGCAGCCTCCACTAGAACGTAACCAGGAAGATAATTTCTTTCCTTCACAATTTTTTTTCCGTTGCGAACCTGATATACCTTTTCAGTAGGAATCAATACCTGAGATACATAATCACCAAGGTTGCTGTTTTTTATATCAGCTTCAAGATATTCTTTTACCTTGCTTTCTTTACCGCTAATGGCACGCAGAACGTACCATTTCTTTTCAATCTCAGACATTTTTTACTCCTTTGTGTTAATGTGGATAAATGATATCTTCCATAAGAGTCTGGAAGCAAGAGTCCATAACGAAAACTACCACTGCAATGAGTAGGGAAGCATATAAAACAACCACTGCACTGTTAGTCAATTCAGAATACGTAGGCCACGATACTTTATGTACAAGTTCGTCGTAAGTTTCTTTTAAGTAAGTTACTACTTTTTCTACTAATTTTTTCATCTCTAATGTATTTGCACGGGAGGAGAGGCTCGAACTCCCGACACCCGGTTTTGGAGACCGGTGCTCTACCAACTGAGCTACTCCCGTAAATATCAGTTCCTGATATTACTCAAGAACTGATGATTTATTTTATTAATCACAGATTTCTGTAATCTGACCAGCACCTACTGTACGTCCACCTTCACGGATAGCGAAACGAAGACCTAAGTTAAGAGCTACTGGGTAAATCAATTCTACATTGATTGTAACATTATCACCTGGCATAACCATGTCTGTTCCTTCTGGAAGAGTGATTTCACCTGTACAGTCTAATGTACGTAGGTAGAATTGAGGACGATATTTGTTGTGGAATGGAGTGTGACGACCACCTTCTTCTTTCTTAAGGATATAAACCTCAGCTTTGAAAGTTGTGTGAGGAGTGATTTTTCCTGGATGGCAGATAACCATACCACGTTTGATCGCTTCTTTTTCAATACCACGAAGTAGAAGACCTACATTATCTCCAGCTTGACCTTCATCAAGAATCTTACGGAACATTTCAACACCAGTTACAACTGATTTCTTTCCTTCAGCACCTAGACCAATGATTTGAACTTCTTCACCTGTTTTGATAATACCTGCTTCGATACGACCAGTAGCAACAGTACCACGACCTGTGATAGAGAATACGTCTTCAACTGGCATCAAGAATGGTTTATCAACATCACGTGGAGGAAGTGGAATCCATGTATCAACTGCATCCATTAATTCCATAACTTTGTCTTCCCATTTTTCTACACCGTTAAGTGCACCTAGGGCAGAACCACGGATGATTGGAGTATTATCACCGTCGAATTCATAGAATGAAAGAAGTTCTCTCATTTCCATTTCAACAAGTTCTAACATTTCTTCGTCTTCAACCATATCGCATTTGTTCATGAAAACAACCAATTTAGGAACGTTTACCTGACGAGCTAATAGGATGTGTTCACGTGTTTGAGGCATAGGACCATCAGTTGCAGCTACTACAATGATAGCACCATCCATTTGAGCAGCACCAGTTACCATGTTCTTTACGTAGTCGGCGTGTCCTGGACAGTCAACGTGTGCGTAGTGACGGTTAGCTGTTTGATACTCAACGTGCGAAGTATTAATAGTAATACCTCTTTCTTTTTCTTCAGGAGCGTTGTCGATAGAATCGAATGAACGCAATTCAGAAAGACCTTTTTTTGCTAATACCATTGTGATAGCAGCAGTTAAAGTCGTTTTACCGTGGTCTACGTGACCAATAGTACCAATGTTAACGTGCGGTTTGGTACGTTCAAATTTCTCTTTAGCCATAGCTTTACTTGTTATTTATTTGATTAATAATCAGCATTTACATTATTATGAGCTGTTGACGGGAGTTGAACCCGTGACCTCTTCCTTACCAAGGAAGTGCTCTGCCACTGAGCTACAACAGCAAGAATGAGAGCGGAAGACGGGACTCAAACCCGCGACCCTCAGCTTGGAAGGCTAATGCTCTATCAACTGAGCTACTTCCGCATTCTTGCCAAAGCATTTGCTTCGTCTTTGTGGGCAAAGATGGATTCGAACCACCGAAGTCGAAAGACAGCAGATTTACAGTCTGCCCCATTTGGCCACTCTGGTATTTGCCCTAAAAATTTTGAGCCTCTTGTCGGATTCGAACCAACGACCCCGAGATTACAAATCACGTGCTCTGGCCAACTGAGCTAAAGAGGCGGGTATCTTAAAAATGCAACCGTTACGTTTAATCTAAGCGAAACGGCTGCAAATTTAGTTATTTATTTTATAACCGCAAAGTTATTTGGTTTTTTTTTATTTGTTCTGTTGTTTTTCCTTGTGTTTCAACAATTGTTTTGATAGTGCGTCTAATCCTTCATCGATAGACTCTTCAAATGTATCGTTTACTTTACTAGCATAGAACTCATTGTTCGGTATAATGATCTTTATTCCGGCTTCTTTGTTCTTTACTGATTCAGGTTTAACAACCTTCAATGACACCTCCACTACTTTTATATCATCGTAAAGTCTCTCTAACTTTGCTACTTTCTTTTGGATGAAAGATTGTAATTGCTCTGAAGCATCAAAGTGAATAGATTGAATTCTAATTTCCATACATACCTCCTTTTTTATGCTCTAGGATGAGCTAGTTTATAGATGTTCTTTAACTCCTCAAATGTTGTGTGCGTGTAGACTTCTGTTGCCGCAAGGCTTGTGTGTCCAAGAATCTCCTTTATTGCATTAAGATTTGCTTCGTTGTTTAACATCGCTGTAGCAAATGTGTGCCTTAATACATGTGGGCTTTTCTTTTTTAGCGTTACAACCTTTGATAATTGTTGTTTTACTAACCTCTCAACTAATGCATTGTAAAGTCGTTCTCCGTTTTCTTTCATAAAAAAGGCTTCCGGTTTTACTGTTATAGTCTCGTTTCGTATGCTGATGTATCTTAGCATAGACTCTTTCAGTTCGTCTCCGAATGGAATTAGTCTTTCTTTGTTTCTCTTTCCCTTAACTTTAATAAGTGAATCTTCAAAGTTTATATCTTTATTGTTTAGCCCTATTAGTTCTGAGAGTCTAATGCCTGTGGCGTAAAACATTTCAATAATCAATAGGTCTCTAATACCAATAAATCCTTCTTTGAAATCGGCTTCTTCAAGAATCTTGTTTATCTCTTTCTCTTTTAAGAATATAGGGAGTGGTTTTTTCTTTTTGGGTCCATTTATTTTTCTTGTTGGATCCTTGGTTATCTCCTGCTTTAATAAAAGAAATTTATAAAAAGATCTCAATGAACTCAACTTTCGGTTCACTGATGAAGCTGTATATCCTTTTTTTGTCAGATCGATGATCCACTGGCGGATAATGTCAGCATCAACTTCAGTTAATGTTAACTCCTCACTATCATTTTTTATATATTCTTCAAGTTGTATTAAATCTACTCTATAACTGTTAATCGTTTTTTCTGAGTAGTTCTTTTCATATTGAAGAAAATTTAGAAAAGAGTCAATCAGCATATGAATCGTTGCGTTAATAATTCTGCAACGAATGTATGAAAAAGAATTTAATAATTCAAGAGAAATGATGAATTATTATTCTTCTACTTGCTGAAGTTTTTGAACATAAACAGCGCGTTCTTTCTTAAACCTTTTAGTTACAGATGGTTTGTCAAACTGTTGTCTGCTTCTTAATTCTTTAACTACTCCGGTTTTTTCGAATTTTCTTTTGAATTTCTTCAGCGCTTTTTCGATGTTTTCGCCTTCTTTTACAGGTACTACTATCATTTTATTAATATTAAATATGTTGATTTATAATTTCTTCAGTCAAAATGCGCGGCAAAATTACACATACTTTCTTTATTCACAAAACTTTCGACTAATAATTATTCTAAAAAGTAGAAACAAATTTCTTTTTTAAGATGATATTTCTATCTGCTTGAAACTCTTTTGCTTTATTAGTGAAACATACACTCTTATAAATATATATAATAAAAAGAATACTTATCTTTGCTATTATTGTAAAATTAAAAATTTAAGTATGAAACAGAGCATAGTTAGTCGTATTGATTCTTTAAGAAAACTGCTTTTAGAAAAGGGCCTTTCTGCATTTATTATTCCAAGTACAGACCCTCATCTTAGTGAATACGTTGCTTCTCGTTGGAAATCCCGTGAATGGATTTCTGGCTTTACCGGTTCGGCGGGTACTGTTGTTATAACACTAGATAAAGCTTGTCTTTGGACTGATTCTCGTTATTTCCTTCAAGCTGCAGATCAGTTGGAAAATTCAGGTATTTCTCTTTTTAAGGACGGTTTACCTGAGACTCCATCTATTACAAATTGGCTTTCAAGTGAACTCAAAGGTGGTGAATCCTTGGGTATTGACGGTAAGATGTTTTCTGTTATAGATGTTGAAGATATGAAAAATATTTTTTCGAAGAGAAATATATCAGTCGATACATCTTTAGATCCTTTTGATTTAATTTGGGAAGACAGGCCAGTTATGCCACAGGGTTCAGCTTTTATTTATGAAACAAAATATGCTGGAGTTGCAAGTTTTGATAAAATTGCTCATGTTCGCGAGAATATGAAAAATTCAGGTGTTGAAAGTTTACTTGTATCAACACTTGATGAAACTGCATGGATGTTAAATCTTAGAGGTAATGATGTGAAATGTAATCCTGTTGTTATTAGTTATTTGCTTATTACAAAAGATCATTGCTACTTCTTTATTGCTCCAGAGAAACTTACTGATGAAGTGAAGGAGTATCTTCTCTCTCAAAAAGTAACGATTAAAAATTATAGTGAAATTAATTCTGTTTTATCGAAACTTGATGTATCAACCTTATTAATTAATCCTGCAAGAACAAACTTTGATGTCTTCTCGGTTGTTAATCCTTTATGTAAAATTATTCGTGGGAATTCTCCTATAGCTCTATTGAAGGCTGTAAGAAATGAACAGGAAATTATTGGGGTACATGCTGCAATGATTCGTGATGGTGTAGCATTGGTTAAATTCCTTCGTTGGCTTGAAACAGCTGTCCCCGCAAGAAGCGAAACAGAATTAAGTATAGATGACAAACTACATGAATTCCGTGCTGCTCAGGATTTATATATGGGAGAAAGTTTTGATACCATTGCAGGATATAAAGAACATGGAGCAATTGTTCACTATTCTGCTACGCCCGAGAGTTCTTCTAGGTTGAAGCCTGAAGGTTTTTTATTGCTTGACTCAGGTGCACAGTACTTAGATGGAACAACCGATATAACACGGACAATTGCTTTGGGACATCTCACTGAAGAAGAAAAGATTGATTATACTTTGGTGCTGAAGGGTCACATAGCTATTGCTACATGTAAGTTTCCATACGGAACCCGTGGCACACAGATTGATGTTTTAGCTCATCTTGCTTTATGGCAAAGAGGAATGAATTATTTGCATGGTACTGGTCATGGTGTTGGA
Proteins encoded in this window:
- the rplJ gene encoding 50S ribosomal protein L10 gives rise to the protein MRKEDKNTVIEQIAATTKEYSHFYLVDTTAMNAASTSALRRKCFESDIKLLVVKNTLLQKALDSLEVDYSPLYGSLKGSTTVMFSNTGNAPAKLIKSVAKDGIPGLKAAYVEESFYVGADQLEALISIKSKNEVIADVIALLQSPAKNVISSLQSGGNTLHGVLKTLGER
- the rplA gene encoding 50S ribosomal protein L1 — translated: MGKLTKNQKLAAAKIEAGKAYSLKEASALVKEISTTKFDASLDIDVRLGVDPRKANQMVRGVVSLPHGTGKEIKVLVLCTPDAEAAAKEAGADYVGLDEYIEKIKSGWTDIDVIITMPSIMGKIGALGRVLGPRGLMPNPKSGTVTMDVAKAVKEVKQGKIDFKVDKSGIVHTSIGKVSFDSDKIRENAKEFISTLLKLKPTAAKGTYIKSIYLSSTMSLGIKIDPKSVEEI
- the rplK gene encoding 50S ribosomal protein L11 — protein: MAKEVAGLIKLQIKGGAANPSPPVGPALGSKGINIMEFCKQFNARTQDKAGKILPVVITYYADKSFDFVIKTPPVAIQLLEIAKLKSGSAEPNRKKVAEITWEQVRAIAQDKMVDLNCFTVEAAMTMVAGTARSMGITVKGEFPGNN
- the nusG gene encoding transcription termination/antitermination protein NusG; its protein translation is MSEIEKKWYVLRAISGKESKVKEYLEADIKNSNLGDYVSQVLIPTEKVYQVRNGKKIVKERNYLPGYVLVEAALVGEVSHHLRNTPNVIGFLGGSENPTPLRQSEVNRILGTVDELQETGEELNIPYIVGETVKVAFGPFSGFSGTIEEVNNEKKKLKVMVKIFGRKTPLELGFMQVEKE
- the secE gene encoding preprotein translocase subunit SecE — its product is MKKLVEKVVTYLKETYDELVHKVSWPTYSELTNSAVVVLYASLLIAVVVFVMDSCFQTLMEDIIYPH
- the tuf gene encoding elongation factor Tu, whose translation is MAKEKFERTKPHVNIGTIGHVDHGKTTLTAAITMVLAKKGLSELRSFDSIDNAPEEKERGITINTSHVEYQTANRHYAHVDCPGHADYVKNMVTGAAQMDGAIIVVAATDGPMPQTREHILLARQVNVPKLVVFMNKCDMVEDEEMLELVEMEMRELLSFYEFDGDNTPIIRGSALGALNGVEKWEDKVMELMDAVDTWIPLPPRDVDKPFLMPVEDVFSITGRGTVATGRIEAGIIKTGEEVQIIGLGAEGKKSVVTGVEMFRKILDEGQAGDNVGLLLRGIEKEAIKRGMVICHPGKITPHTTFKAEVYILKKEEGGRHTPFHNKYRPQFYLRTLDCTGEITLPEGTDMVMPGDNVTINVELIYPVALNLGLRFAIREGGRTVGAGQITEICD
- the raiA gene encoding ribosome-associated translation inhibitor RaiA; translation: MEIRIQSIHFDASEQLQSFIQKKVAKLERLYDDIKVVEVSLKVVKPESVKNKEAGIKIIIPNNEFYASKVNDTFEESIDEGLDALSKQLLKHKEKQQNK
- the xerA gene encoding site-specific tyrosine recombinase/integron integrase; translated protein: MLIDSFLNFLQYEKNYSEKTINSYRVDLIQLEEYIKNDSEELTLTEVDADIIRQWIIDLTKKGYTASSVNRKLSSLRSFYKFLLLKQEITKDPTRKINGPKKKKPLPIFLKEKEINKILEEADFKEGFIGIRDLLIIEMFYATGIRLSELIGLNNKDINFEDSLIKVKGKRNKERLIPFGDELKESMLRYISIRNETITVKPEAFFMKENGERLYNALVERLVKQQLSKVVTLKKKSPHVLRHTFATAMLNNEANLNAIKEILGHTSLAATEVYTHTTFEELKNIYKLAHPRA
- the rpsU gene encoding 30S ribosomal protein S21, which translates into the protein MIVVPVKEGENIEKALKKFKRKFEKTGVVKELRSRQQFDKPSVTKRFKKERAVYVQKLQQVEE
- a CDS encoding aminopeptidase P family protein translates to MKQSIVSRIDSLRKLLLEKGLSAFIIPSTDPHLSEYVASRWKSREWISGFTGSAGTVVITLDKACLWTDSRYFLQAADQLENSGISLFKDGLPETPSITNWLSSELKGGESLGIDGKMFSVIDVEDMKNIFSKRNISVDTSLDPFDLIWEDRPVMPQGSAFIYETKYAGVASFDKIAHVRENMKNSGVESLLVSTLDETAWMLNLRGNDVKCNPVVISYLLITKDHCYFFIAPEKLTDEVKEYLLSQKVTIKNYSEINSVLSKLDVSTLLINPARTNFDVFSVVNPLCKIIRGNSPIALLKAVRNEQEIIGVHAAMIRDGVALVKFLRWLETAVPARSETELSIDDKLHEFRAAQDLYMGESFDTIAGYKEHGAIVHYSATPESSSRLKPEGFLLLDSGAQYLDGTTDITRTIALGHLTEEEKIDYTLVLKGHIAIATCKFPYGTRGTQIDVLAHLALWQRGMNYLHGTGHGVGHFLSVHEGPQSIRLNEVPVLLLPGMLTSNEPGVYKSGRHGIRIENLTLVRRDIETEFGEFYRFETVTLCPICTEGIIKSLLSDAEINWLNDYHQLVYDRLSPYLSEEESLWLRTKTIAI